A region of Vigna radiata var. radiata cultivar VC1973A unplaced genomic scaffold, Vradiata_ver6 scaffold_70, whole genome shotgun sequence DNA encodes the following proteins:
- the LOC106779933 gene encoding uncharacterized protein LOC106779933: MFTDQFAACRPQDTTLVDLMNMKQGKEEALRTFMERFTKAVRRVRGLSVEMALQYVMPALRPGPFKESVCRNPPKTLEELRQRAADEARVEEMKQNYRREMQEAKDKSEGKQGQSQRPTGAKGRDGPRVPRFPQYTPLNAPWARILQEALSTQIMRAPQKRPTPPGVDSGKHCLYHQNMGHDTEDCMTLKDRIEELIQAGHLKQYIRNHQNETVSAGRPSPRERSPRTSTDRGRRDVRPRYPREHDERGRNSERRRERSRSRSRSRAGGNGGPLRGMINTISGGFAGGGTSSSARKRSIRHLRSIHAVDVPRRTMPPIMFSDEDFHAPDPEQDDPMVITVEITRYGVSKVLVDQGSSVNILYWKTFRQMDISEDLIVPYDEQLVGFAGERVDTRGYLDLWTKIGAGREGEEKKVRYLLVDANTSYNVLLGRPCLNSFGAIVSTPHLTMKYPTSRGTICTIRADQKVARECYAAGLKMYPRETRRRTGGASVAMADLDPRTNTEDRLEPQGETQPMIVGTNPDQVTFIAQGLEEEMERQLRAALWRNRDLFAWTAADMPGIHPSIMAHRLSLFREARPIAQKKRKMGEEKRRAVQEEVRKLQTAGFIREVTYTTWLANVVMVKKSNGQWRMCTDYTDLNKACPKDSYPLPSIDVLVDRASEHQILSFLDAYSGYNQIPMHNPDREKTTFMADQANFCYEVMPFGLKNAGATYQRLMNKIFTDQIGRCLDVYVDDMVVRSDEGAQHLRDLEEVFRQVRRYGMRLNPAKCTFGVAAGKFLGFMLTSREIEANPDKCRAVLEMQTPRTVKEVQRLVGRLTALSRFVPKLAERAAPILKKMKKASANSWDDDCETAFQAIKGVLTQPPIMNRPSPGEDLQVYLGLSETVVSAVLLQEKPTPKLIYFVSRTLTDVETRYQQVEKVALALLHASRRLRQYFQSHQVVVRTDHPVSRILRKPDLAGRMVGWAVELSEFGIRYEPRGSVKGQHLADFAAEIPMIGHEEWLLYVDGASGRTVSGAGVVLEGPNGFLIEHSLIFKFKTSNNQAEYEALLAGLQLAKDMGARRVICRTDSQLVVGQMNGDFQVREDHLLKYYHQACSLVKEFDEVKIEHIPREQNAQADLLSKLSTGKEKGQLTTVIRQVLLQPSVECLATSASDTADWRTEIRNLIRKQDRGESLRPADSKRVARFMIIGNDLYRRGFSSPLLKCLAENEAQYVMSELHLGVCGFHTGGRALKAKTLRAGYYWPTMEADAVEFTRRGNQCQAHANNHHTPSQKLHTIVSPWPFAQWGMDIVGPFPPATGQRKFLLVAIDYFTKWVEAEPLATITASQVQKFCWKLICRFGLPRTVVTDNGRQFVDRRLETFFRGLGIKHATSSVEHPQTNGQAEAVNKTIVAELKRRLGDKKGAWADHLPEVLWAYRCTPHGTTRETPFNLTYGTDAMLPVELGEPSLRRNIENLQINDQELRVELDTIDERHDRAVLRAEACRRMVERKYNTKVRPRQFHEGDLVWRKAGEARRVAAHGKLAAKWEGPFKVVEALGNGAYRLTRLDGRQITNTWNASHLKLYFS, translated from the coding sequence ATGTTCACTGATCAATTCGCCGCATGCCGACCACAAGATACTACTCTGGTCGATCTGATGAATATGAAGCAAGGGAAAGAGGAGGCCCTTAGGACCTTCATGGAACGATTCACCAAAGCGGTCCGACGGGTCAGGGGGCTGAGCGTGGAGATGGCCCTGCAGTATGTGATGCCGGCCCTTAGGCCGGGACCCTTTAAGGAGAGCGTCTGTCGAAACCCGCCTAAGACACTGGAAGAATTGCGCCAACGGGCGGCGGACGAAGCCAGGGTGGAGGAGATGAAACAAAACTATCGAAGGGAGATGCAGGAAGCGAAGGATAAGAGCGAGGGCAAACAGGGTCAATCGCAACGGCCCACCGGTGCAAAAGGGCGAGACGGCCCTCGGGTCCCCCGTTTCCCCCAGTACACTCCTCTCAATGCTCCCTGGGCGCGGATACTGCAAGAAGCTCTAAGCACACAGATAATGCGTGCCCCACAAAAACGTCCGACCCCTCCGGGGGTCGACAGTGGTAAACACTGCCTGTATCATCAGAACATGGGCCATGACACTGAAGACTGCATGACGCTCAAGGACCGAATAGAGGAGCTCATCCAGGCCGGACACTTGAAACAATATATAAGAAACCACCAGAACGAAACAGTCTCTGCTGGACGTCCGTCCCCGAGAGAAAGGAGTCCAAGGACGTCGACGGACAGAGGACGTAGAGACGTCCGCCCGCGATACCCACGCGAGCACGACGAACGAGGAAGGAATTCGGAGAGGCGAAGAGAGAGAAGCAGAAGCCGCAGCAGGAGCCGAGCGGGCGGCAACGGGGGGCCGCTGCGAGGAATGATTAACACGATCTCTGGCGGATTCGCAGGTGGGGGAACGTCGTCGTCGGCACGGAAGAGGAGCATCCGCCACCTACGGTCCATACACGCCGTTGACGTCCCCAGGCGAACAATGCCTCCCATCATGTTTTCTGATGAAGACTTTCATGCACCAGACCCCGAACAAGACGACCCTATGGTCATTACGGTCGAAATCACGCGATATGGAGTGAGCAAGGTGCTAGTCGACCAAGGAAGCTCGGTCAACATACTATACTGGAAGACATTCCGGCAGATGGACATCTCCGAAGACCTCATCGTCCCGTACGATGAACAACTGGTGGGTTTCGCGGGAGAAAGGGTCGACACCAGGGGATATCTGGACTTGTGGACGAAAATCGGGGCAGGACGAGagggagaagagaaaaaggtgCGATATTTGCTGGTGGATGCTAATACATCTTACAACGTCCTCTTAGGGCGACCATGTCTGAACTCCTTTGGGGCTATCGTATCCACCCCCCATCTAACAATGAAGTATCCCACATCTCGGGGAACGATATGTACCATCCGCGCCGACCAGAAAGTGGCACGGGAGTGTTACGCAGCCGGTCTCAAAATGTACCCCCGAGAGACAAGGCGGAGGACAGGCGGGGCAAGTGTCGCGATGGCCGACCTAGACCCCCGTACCAACACCGAGGACCGCCTCGAACCGCAGGGGGAAACCCAGCCAATGATAGTGGGAACGAACCCTGACCAGGTCACCTTCATAGCCCAAGGGCTGGAGGAAGAGATGGAGAGGCAGCTCCGGGCTGCCCTTTGGCGTAACCGTGATCTTTTCGCATGGACGGCTGCTGACATGCCAGGGATCCATCCCTCTATCATGGCACACCGTCTATCCCTATTCAGGGAAGCCAGGCCGATAGcccaaaagaagagaaaaatgggAGAAGAAAAGAGGCGGGCAGTCCAGGAGGAAGTCCGCAAATTGCAGACGGCCGGGTTCATTCGAGAGGTTACTTACACCACCTGGTTAGCCAACGTAGTCATGGTGAAGAAGTCGAATGGTCAGTGGCGAATGTGTACAGACTACACTGACCTCAACAAAGCTTGCCCCAAAGATTCTTATCCACTGCCCAGCATCGACGTTCTCGTAGACCGGGCGTCCGAACATCAGATTCTTAGCTTCCTGGATGCTTATTCAGGATATAACCAGATACCTATGCACAATCCTGACAGAGAAAAGACGACCTTCATGGCCGATCAAGCCAACTTCTGCTACGAAGTCATGCCCTTCGGGCTCAAAAATGCCGGTGCCACTTACCAGCGCTTGATGAACAAAATCTTCACTGACCAGATAGGCCGTTGTCTGGACGTCTACGTCGATGACATGGTCGTCCGATCGGACGAAGGAGCCCAACATCTGCGAGATTTGGAGGAAGTCTTTAGACAGGTGAGACGGTATGGGATGCGACTCAATCCGGCCAAATGCACGTTTGGGGTGGCGGCCGGCAAATTCTTGGGCTTCATGCTAACGTCCCGGGAAATCGAGGCCAACCCGGATAAATGCAGGGCGGTGCTGGAGATGCAGACCCCTCGAACGGTAAAGGAGGTACAGAGACTAGTAGGCCGTTTGACTGCACTATCTCGATTTGTACCAAAGTTAGCGGAACGGGCGGCTCCTAtcctgaagaagatgaagaaggcaTCGGCCAACAGTTGGGACGACGACTGCGAGACGGCTTTCCAGGCAATCAAAGGCGTCCTTACCCAGCCTCCCATCATGAATAGACCTTCCCCAGGCGAAGACCTCCAGGTTTACCTAGGGCTCTCTGAAACTGTGGTCAGTGCCGTCCTGCTGCAAGAAAAACCCACACCCAAGCTCATATATTTCGTTAGCCGGACACTGACCGACGTTGAAACTCGATATCAACAGGTGGAAAAAGTAGCCCTAGCCCTTCTTCATGCCTCTCGAAGACTGCGCCAATACTTCCAAAGTCACCAGGTGGTCGTACGTACCGACCATCCAGTCTCGAGAATTTTGAGGAAACCCGATCTGGCCGGAAGGATGGTAGGTTGGGCAGTAGAACTATCTGAGTTTGGCATCAGATACGAGCCGAGGGGCTCCGTCAAAGGACAACATCTGGCGGATTTCGCAGCAGAAATACCGATGATCGGCCATGAGGAATGGTTATTGTACGTGGATGGGGCGTCAGGCCGTACGGTTAGCGGCGCGGGTGTCGTCCTTGAAGGTCCCAACGGGTTCTTAATAGAACACTCGTTAATTTTCAAGTTCAAAACCTCAAACAACCAGGCGGAATACGAAGCTTTGTTGGCCGGTTTACAATTGGCCAAAGACATGGGGGCCCGCAGGGTGATCTGCCGAACTGACTCACAGCTGGTAGTCGGCCAAATGAACGGTGATTTTCAGGTACGGGAAGACCACCTCCTCAAATACTATCACCAGGCTTGTTCTTTGGTGAAAGAGTTCGACGAAGTGAAAATCGAGCACATTCCCCGGGAACAGAACGCCCAGGCCGACCTACTGTCTAAACTCAGTACTGGAAAGGAGAAAGGACAGCTCACGACTGTCATCCGACAGGTCCTCCTGCAACCTTCGGTCGAATGTTTGGCTACCTCTGCGAGCGACACCGCCGACTGGAGGACCGAGATCCGGAACTTAATCCGCAAGCAAGATCGCGGAGAGAGCTTACGCCCAGCGGACTCCAAACGGGTTGCCCGGTTCATGATTATCGGTAACGATTTATACCGCCGCGGTTTCTCGTCACCCCTACTTAAATGCCTGGCGGAGAACGAGGCACAATACGTGATGAGCGAACTACATCTTGGAGTATGTGGCTTCCACACGGGCGGGCGAGCACTCAAAGCTAAGACGCTACGAGCAGGATACTACTGGCCGACGATGGAAGCCGATGCGGTAGAATTCACCCGCCGGGGCAACCAATGCCAGGCCCATGCCAACAATCACCACACCCCTTCGCAAAAGTTACACACCATCGTTTCCCCTTGGCCGTTCGCTCAATGGGGGATGGATATCGTCGGACCGTTTCCCCCAGCCACGGGGCAACGCAAGTTCTTGCTGGTGGCCATCGATTACTTCACGAAGTGGGTAGAGGCCGAGCCACTCGCCACCATCACAGCCTCCCAAGTCCAAAAGTTCTGTTGGAAACTCATTTGCAGGTTCGGCTTGCCTCGAACGGTCGTGACCGACAATGGTAGGCAGTTCGTCGACCGAAGGCTGGAAACGTTCTTCAGAGGATTGGGTATAAAACACGCCACAAGCTCAGTAGAACACCCTCAGACGAACGGGCAAGCTGAGGCCGTTAACAAAACCATTGTCGCCGAACTCAAACGAAGATTAGGAGACAAGAAAGGAGCGTGGGCGGACCACTTGCCCGAGGTCCTCTGGGCTTATCGGTGCACCCCACACGGCACGACTAGAGAAACACCCTTCAACTTGACGTACGGTACCGACGCCATGTTACCAGTAGAATTGGGTGAACCATCCTTACGACGAAACATCGAGAATCTTCAGATAAACGACCAAGAGTTACGGGTCGAACTTGATACGATCGACGAACGACACGATCGGGCGGTGCTAAGGGCAGAAGCATGTCGTCGCATGGTGGAACGCAAGTACAACACCAAAGTTCGTCCGCGCCAGTTCCATGAAGGGGACCTCGTATGGAGAAAGGCTGGGGAAGCACGTCGTGTGGCAGCTCATGGCAAACTCGCAGCAAAATGGGAGGGCCCGTTCAAAGTTGTAGAAGCTCTGGGTAACGGCGCATACCGCCTCACTCGATTGGACGGCCGGCAGATTACCAACACTTGGAATGCGTCACatcttaaactttattttagctAA